A region of Eschrichtius robustus isolate mEscRob2 chromosome 19, mEscRob2.pri, whole genome shotgun sequence DNA encodes the following proteins:
- the FOXA3 gene encoding hepatocyte nuclear factor 3-gamma, whose amino-acid sequence MLGSVKMEAHDLAEWSYYPEAGEVYSPVTPVPTMAPLNSYMTLNPLSSPYPPGGLPASPLPTGPLAPPAPTAPLGPTFPGLGASGGGGSSSGYGGPGPGLVHGKEMPKGYRRPLAHAKPPYSYISLITMAIQQAPGKMLTLSEIYQWIMDLFPYYRENQQRWQNSIRHSLSFNDCFVKVARSPDKPGKGSYWALHPSSGNMFENGCYLRRQKRFKLEEKVKKGGGGTSASRNSAGSASSTTTPAATVTSPPQAQPPAPEPEAQGGEDVGTLDCGSPPSSTPYFTGLELPGELKLDAPYNFNHPFSINNLMSEQTPPAPPKLDVGFGGYGAEGGEPGIYYQGLYSRSLLNAS is encoded by the exons ATGCTGGGCTCGGTGAAGATGGAGGCCCATGACCTGGCCGAGTGGAGCTACTACCCGGAGGCGGGCGAG GTCTACTCTCCGGTGACCCCAGTACCCACCATGGCCCCCCTCAACTCCTACATGACCCTGAACCCTCTGAGCTCTCCCTACCCGCCGGGGGGGCTCCCTGCCTCCCCACTGCCCACTGGACCCCTGGCGCCCCCAGCGCCCACAGCACCCCTGGGGCCCACCTTCCCAGGCCTGGGTGCCAGcggtggtggcggcagcagctcAGGGTATGGGGGCCCGGGACCGGGGCTGGTGCATGGGAAGGAGATGCCGAAAGGGTACCGGCGGCCCTTGGCACATGCCAAGCCGCCATATTCCTACATCTCGCTCATCACCATGGCCATCCAGCAGGCGCCGGGCAAGATGCTGACCCTGAGCGAGATCTACCAGTGGATCATGGACCTCTTCCCCTACTACCGGGAGAACCAGCAGCGCTGGCAGAACTCCATCCGCCACTCGCTGTCTTTCAACGACTGCTTCGTCAAGGTGGCGCGCTCTCCAGACAAGCCGGGCAAGGGTTCCTACTGGGCCCTGCACCCCAGCTCAGGTAACATGTTTGAGAATGGCTGCTACCTGCGCCGCCAGAAGCGCTTCAAGCTGGAGGAGAAGGTGAAGAAAGGGGGCGGCGGGACCTCCGCCTCCAGGAACAGTGCGGGGTCAGCCTCGTCGACCACCACCCCCGCTGCCACAGTCACCTCTCCGCCGCAGGCCCAGCCTCCAGCCCCCGAacctgaggcccagggtggggaAGATGTGGGGACTCTGGACTGTGGCTCacccccttcctccacaccctacTTCACTGGCCTGGAGCTCCCGGGGGAGCTGAAGCTGGATGCACCCTACAACTTCAACCACCCTTTCTCCATCAACAACCTGATGTCGGAACAGACACCACCAGCACCTCCCAAACTGGACGTGGGATTTGGGGGCTACGGGGCGGAGGGTGGGGAGCCTGGGATCTACTACCAGGGCCTCTATTCCCGCTCTCTGCTTAACGCGTCCTAG